AACCATATTTCTTTGTACTTTCTTTCTATAATTTCAAACTTTTTAGTGGTAAACCTGCTCTCTACCTCTCACATAGTTGTATCATACAATTCTTTGGATTCTCTCTATTAAATTTAATTGGACTTTTAGTTTTATAAAAATTACTTCAACTGCTCATGTTATGGGTTCGTAAGCCTTGCTTCCCATTGTAATTGCCATTGAAGCACATGTGTGGCCCAACCCATAAGGGCCATGCGAACTTGACACATCCCCACCTTCCTCCAATATTTCACTGGCAATCCCTCGTGAGTGCGGCACACACATTTTTGTTCCTTTCAGAGCCATTTTGGATGGGTGTACTAAATCACTACATACCACACCACCGGGTGGCTCATTTGAATGTTGAGTCTTTCTCTGCTGCCAACTCCACGTTGTCGTCACCTGCTAGATAAGGCAAAAAACTTGACTTTACTAAACAAGTGAGAAAACTGTTGGCTCCCCTTCTTACTGACAACACTGCTACGTGCTGGCACTCAATTAGTAGGGCGGGCATGTCACTTGGTTCCTTGGCTCACTTCGGTTCCGAAGACTTTCTCCTTAGGTGCATGTCTCAGCAACACAAAATGAGGGTTTCGCTCATTAAAGGACTTGACCAAACATCTCATCATTACATATCTGAGAAACCCTCCTTCACATACAATTATGGCTCCGTTATTGTCCAGATCACATTTATTTGAACTCTAACTTGTAATTCTGAcatgatatttttcaatattttataaaatatttaaaattctgGCTCTTTCTGCCTCTAGCCTGCCCATGGCTCTCTCTCCTTGGCACAAATTGTGCCTTCCTCCTTGTGAAAGTAgatgcaaccttttttttttttgttgaacagctttatgtttttttatttaatcgctttgagtttagttttaaatgattttaattaaaatttataaagctTTTAATAATTTATCCATGTGGCAATACATGTGGGTTCAAATATGTGCCATCAGCACACTAActgaaaatttgacaaaattctaatggaatgatcacattgatttgcaacatcAATATCCAAGGACtacatttattgattttcattttcagGAACCATCTTAATGCTAAAAGTCAATTTGAGGGACTacttgtgataaaaatcctaaaaaaattGATGTTAATTTAGAACGACACTAAAATATTGAGGGTGTTTTAGATAATAACAAAAGATAGgaacaaacaaccaaacaaatagAGGCAGATAGTATTTCCGTCTTATTAAGttacaaattaagaaaagaacTTGTAAAGAGTTGTGGCTAATTAAGGGGAGGCTTCATTTCTGATTTTATAGCAGTAACCAACTGATCATACGCTTCTCCCCATGCATTCCTCATCTCCGGTGACCACATTTCCGGTACGGCCtaacaaacaaccaaacaaatagAGGCAGATAGTATTTCCCCCTTATTAAGttacaaattaagaaaacaactTGTAAAGAGTTGTGGCTAATTAAGGGGAGGCTTCATTTCTGATTTTATAGCAGTAACCAACTGATCATAAGCTTCTCCCCATGCATTCTTCATCTCCGGTGACCACATTTCCGGTACGGCCTCCTTTATGGTTTCCAACAATGCGAACTTGGTCacctatatataaaataaattgttcGCTAAGGCACATATTTGGAAGAGAAGAATTCGGACGCAAAACTTCGCGTGCAAGGACAAACATTATTCTTATTTACTTAGTTATGGTGAAGCATATACCTCATAATGTTCATCTACCACTCCAGACTTGAAGTGGACACCACCTAATCTTTTCAAGGTTGACTCTCTCACTGTAACCTTGCCTGCTTTCCTGAGTTGAACTGCTGATTCACAAGTCTGGAACACAAATCAAGGATTAGTGATCGAACCCAAGTTAATTATAATTAACTCGTATGTAATAGTATCACACTAGCGGCTTAATTATATTTACCATAACAAATACAGACATGGCATGAGGCTTGAGCTTTGGGTTCTTCTCAAGAGGAATATTAGAGTCCCTCAAGAAAGAGAACAGCTTCTGAGCTGATGGTGCAATTTCAAAGATCCTGCAAATGGAAGTCCCAGTTGGTTCAAAACCTTTCTTTTGACATCATATATAAACTATGAAGTGCAGATGAAAAAAGAACGAAACGGAAGAATTGGGTGCTATATTATAGCTTTGTATTGGCTAAATTTGCGAGTTATGTAAAACAGACTTACTTCAAGAAGAACTTAAGGCCCAAATCAGCAGCATTCTGCTTCATCACACCCCATGACTTCACCACCAGTGTTTCCTGTTCTTCTGTGAAAACTTTGCCTTCCATGctataacaatttaattgtcaCAAAAAGTGGAGCTCTAAGAATTTTAACTTAACTGATTGAAAATTGTATTGACGGTATGAACAATGAGATCAATATTCTTTGGCAGAGAATATATATAGTAAAAGCCAGTGAAGATTAGATTTAGAGGCAACTCTTCAGGGCACTGGAGAGCCATTCTCCTTGTAGATTTCAATTTTTAGCAAACAACTTTGATTATATAGCACATGTTCCAAAACTAGGGGCTGTCTGAGGCAATATTTGGAGAACATGGTTTTAGGTGGATGAGGATTCTCCCCGGATTCTATTTGTGAGGATTCTATCTTATCctttcatcgtacattgtgtggttagttttcgttaggtacggtttgtgtttaattttaaataaaaaaattcgtaatgatttctgaccacaAGATGCACGATGAACGGATAGAATGTGAGGATCCAAAATCACAAAGAGAATTTGGATGAGATCAAAATCTGTTTTAGGTTTTTCCTTATCAGGTCTTGGCAACTAAAGTGACGCAAGCCATAACATCGGATTTGCATAGAGGAAGGCAAAGTTTTTGTCTCAACTTTATTGCCCAATATCTTTGAGGCTAATAAGATATTTGTCACCAATGACTAATTAATCATATCTTATTTATTTGTCACCACTGACTAATTAATCGTATCTTATTTAGGCTGCGCAAGCATTGTACGAGCTCCTTTGCTTGGCATAGCATACGCATTGACCTTTGTCCCGGCACATAAAAGTGGGAAGTGGGTTGGAAGAGTCATCTCCTTGCACAAAACGACAGGAATGTAATATTGTAACCCTTCAGAGTTGGGAAGAGCCAAAGACTAAGCTTTGTATTTTAATTCAAGAATATAATTTTTTCTGAATTAAAacattttattaattatgtcCATTCTGTCTATTTTATAGAAATTTTTAATAGCCTCAAGCCTACAGTTGTAGAACCATAAGATATAAGGAAGAAGATCTAAATTGTCCTCTTGAAGAAGTTGAGCCTAACGACGTCGTGTCTCATATTTTCTTagagtttgtttgttttatctTTGTGGTTTAGTGAAATGGTGAGTTTAGGATGAgagttttaaaatcaatttaatGTTATTCTTAAAGCAACCTAATCAACTATTATTTACAACCTAAAGCAACCTaatcaattattattattattattattttttataatttcaaattttttagtgGTTTACCTTGCTCTCTACCTCCCACATAGTTCATACAATTCTTTTGATTCTTTCTATTAAAtttaagggtaatgctagggagacttaatttgtaaacaaaaatttgaaaactaaagaacatggaagttgatgattagttTATTACCTAAACAGTGATAAACACGCTCATTTCTATTGGTGTTACATCATTTAGTTAGCAAATTTTGTCTCCAAATTTTGTCTCCCTAGCATTGCCTAAATTTAATCGATCTTTCAGTTTTGTAAAGATTATCCAATTGTTCTGTTATGGGTTCGTAATTTTTTCTCATTACATATCTAAAAAGCCCTTTTTCACATAGAATTTTGACGCCGTCACTGTCCCCAATCACATCTTCAAACTCAAACTTGTAATTCTGACATGATATTTTTCAGTATTTTAtagaatatttttaaaaaattcagtGAAACCCTTTTTTATCCTCCAAAAACTTGTATATCTATTGAAGGGAAATAATGAGATTTATGTGAgatttctagtgactagcatgcatatacaattctaAATTTATATACATAAGCAACGGAAGCATATTATCACATATTATCAAAGttatagtcatgcaaatccccttcaagaagCATAGGTTCATATATGCATCTAACAAAATATTGAAGAACAAAGTGAAGGTtgagttttatacctcttgatctagactTTAGACCAAGGATAGACCACATCCAAGCTCTTTGTTCTTGGAACTCCTTGAgtctagcctccctccttgaTTCTTCCACCTTGATAGATTTGGAACTCCTTTGATTCTCCTCTAGTCTCCAAAGTagaaaacctctaaagatccaCACCCACTAGTGTAGTGAGATAGATGTTGGAATAACCAAAAGGAGAAGAGATGATCAACTATTTCCCCTCTTGGTGGCTGGCTATGTatgtgtgtagagagagagagagagtgacttgtttttctcttgttGAAAAGTTCACACAAAAAGCCCTAATGAAACTTTTTAATTAAACTCCCTTTATAAAGGTAAAAGAAGTAAGTCAACTAAttgactctttctctctcttctttcctcaTCTTTGGCCAGCCCCTTAGTGTAGGTTTGAACTTTGGGTTTGGGCCCGATAATGAACCCAAACTTTTCTTTAAGATCGAAGCGATCTTTCATTGCTTCCaagatttctttagactttctaattaatcatgagacttaattaatccaattaattagttCCATCATCCTTTAGTTGTCTCAACACAAGAGTGTATCGGTGTACAATcgttttaggttctaattagcgaGACAGTGAGGTGATTTATATCAATCCAATTGATTAGTATTTATCCAATTGCTCAGTGAATTAAAAATTCACtcagtgaattaaaacttacttttaattatccttcttctttgatgactacttatttaatcatctagaacaacccacaagccatgagtgacatctaaccatatatcatggctacccaagcaaATGTAGAATTTGGTGGGAGAACCTATTTAGTtggaattacattgtaattcgatccttctctaatacaatactcacaatcacattactagggtatggatATTTAATGTCCAACCCTTAATGTGATTATACCAAGTTAAATGATTCAATTGAGTCGTATAGGAATACCTTCAATCATTACACTTGATACTTTggccgaagattcccgaatcatatcttagagtattcttccTCTCATAACAAGgattagagatcccttgttgatCATTCACATGCCTCTGAGAATAAATCACTGACCCCAACAATGCATAGAAAACATCCAAGATGAAATGTGGTCACGTTTCATTATCAAATGATCAGTAATGTATCcctaagacaactatgatgtctcatgtcaaaggattacttacattattccaaccagtagagttacttgcttgacatgtgagtagaccttCATGCAAGTACTCTTGTTTGATTGTGTTCAATGAATTCATTCCGTTAATGAGCACCTGcatacttgtcttagtgtcactACAAAAATGGCTTGAGACTTTCAATCCTTCCCATTTGAAAGGGACATAGTATGTACTAGTCTATGTATTGTCAGTGTCCctttgacaatcctatgaccaaGAACCTTTTGGACATTATGGTTATGTGAAGAAGGTCCCTGCAGTCTAACATCATAAGATTACTTCTTCCATcaatccattgtccatggattcactattttGGACGTATATCGTTTATTGAGATAGTCTTAATGAGTGACTTTGCCGTTTTGCTATATTAGAGTTATCTACACATACAgacattgtcctgaaaggtttcttccaaagattgactttcagggcatatcTCCAACATCTATATGCTAACTTTTCTATCAGCATGAGAGTTCTTTCTTTATCTGAGAGTTCATTCTCAGCACTTATGCGAGTCTTCATCTCAGGCGTTTTCTTCAGCCACCGGCCCTTGGCTGGGTTTGGGTCGGTGAtaacccttttttctttttctttgtctctCTTCCTTCCTCTGTACGCCAGGTTCTCCCTCTTTTTCTGACCTATTTTTCTCCGCTTTCCAACCCGATTTGGTACTGATTCAACTACTCTTAAGCTTTAACCGGAAAAGCTTAATTCCGACTTCCCTTTTCCCCTTCTACCTCTAGATTTCTCATATCCCTGGCTCCAATCGATCCATTTTCTACCTATCCCCTGTTTTGGCTTCTCTTCATCCTATAATGTTATAGATCTGTGTTCATTTTCTGTTACCGCGGTTTGTGGCCATCTTGGAAGGTGTGTTGAGCTCTAACTCCTATATGCAGTTTGCATTGTTGCTTGTGGGAGGTTTTTTCCACTAGCTTCCTTTACTTGTTCGTTGTGGATTTGGACTTTGTGGTGCTTGGTGGTGGAGGGTGGAGCATTCTTCTTTTCCATTATGGCGTTGGTTTGTAGTCAGCGGCTTCGGAAACAGCGACATAGTTGTTAGGgtttttttgctttttgtttgtaTATTTTGGGCTCAATCGGTTGGTTGGGCTCTGTTTTAGTGTTGATTTGGGATCCATTTTTCAGTTTAGTGCTCACATTGTATTTGGACCTCTTTCTGTATGTTTGTTGTTGTGGTATTATATTTTACGcttgaccaaaacaaaatatacaaaaaaaaaaaaaaatacaaaattccaTACTTTTTTGCTTTGTTGCCCATTCTTAAGGCCtcttcttcaacttcaaactaAAGAAAATTCAGTAAGAACAAAACTTGTTATATACATTTTCCATTCAAATCATGTAGTTCAATCCCAACACAACTTTGCCGAAACAAACATAAAGCCATCAAAATTACACTCAAGATAGTTCTTGAGTTTAGAGATTGTGTTCAAGCTTCTTGTGTCTGGCTTGCTAGTCCATTGGGTTTGCAAGTTGATGCGACATGTCAGGTTAGTAACTGAAGCGACGAGGATCCTCTcaggattctctttgtgaggattccagGGATCACATCATCGTGTCTGTTtatgaaggaagatttgtgaaaaacaa
This genomic stretch from Pyrus communis chromosome 2, drPyrComm1.1, whole genome shotgun sequence harbors:
- the LOC137726186 gene encoding anaerobic nitrite reductase HBII-like; translation: MEGKVFTEEQETLVVKSWGVMKQNAADLGLKFFLKIFEIAPSAQKLFSFLRDSNIPLEKNPKLKPHAMSVFVMTCESAVQLRKAGKVTVRESTLKRLGGVHFKSGVVDEHYEVTKFALLETIKEAVPEMWSPEMKNAWGEAYDQLVTAIKSEMKPPLN